The following proteins come from a genomic window of Natronosalvus vescus:
- the rplX gene encoding 50S ribosomal protein L24, translating to MSKQPRKQRTQTERAPLHRKHKQVHATLSEELREEYGTRRTRVNAGDRVEVMRGDFAGEEGEVLRVRLDDAVIHVEDVTVETADGEEVPRPVDASNVRIVDLDLSDSRREARLEGDSE from the coding sequence ATGAGCAAGCAACCACGCAAACAACGAACACAGACGGAACGTGCGCCGCTTCACCGGAAGCACAAGCAGGTTCACGCGACCCTCTCCGAGGAGCTTCGCGAGGAGTACGGCACGCGTCGCACCCGCGTCAACGCGGGCGACCGCGTCGAGGTCATGCGCGGCGACTTCGCCGGCGAAGAAGGCGAAGTGCTGCGCGTTCGACTCGACGATGCCGTCATTCACGTCGAAGACGTGACCGTCGAGACGGCTGACGGCGAGGAAGTTCCTCGCCCAGTCGACGCGTCGAACGTCCGCATCGTGGATCTCGACCTCTCGGATTCGCGTCGCGAGGCACGCCTCGAAGGTGATTCCGAATGA
- a CDS encoding 50S ribosomal protein L14: MEAMKADVTQGLKKGSLVTCADNSGARELKVISVAGYHGTKNRQPKAGLGDKVTVSVTKGTPEMRRQVLEAVIVRQRKAIRRPDGTRLKFEDNAAVIVDENEEPRGTEIKGPIAREVAERFGAIASTATMIV; this comes from the coding sequence ATGGAGGCAATGAAAGCCGACGTCACGCAGGGCCTGAAGAAGGGCTCGCTCGTCACGTGCGCGGACAACTCCGGCGCACGCGAGCTGAAAGTCATCAGCGTCGCGGGCTACCACGGCACCAAGAACCGCCAGCCGAAGGCGGGGCTAGGTGACAAAGTGACCGTCTCGGTCACGAAAGGGACGCCCGAGATGCGACGGCAGGTTCTCGAGGCCGTCATCGTTCGCCAGCGGAAAGCGATCCGCCGGCCCGATGGCACCCGTCTCAAGTTCGAGGACAACGCCGCCGTCATCGTCGACGAGAACGAAGAGCCCCGAGGCACTGAGATCAAAGGGCCGATCGCCCGCGAGGTCGCAGAACGCTTCGGCGCAATCGCCAGTACGGCGACGATGATCGTATAG
- a CDS encoding 30S ribosomal protein S17, which yields MAIGLDVETPPEPENPEEYDYEKCPFYGDLPVRGQILVGTVVSTDMDKTVVVEREYDVTVPKYDRQMKRRSRIPAHVPGVLEPLSVGDTVKIAETRPLSKTKSHVVVEITQEATAADVAELTLDEEHDPQLSTEDITGGAESNDGDA from the coding sequence ATGGCAATAGGACTAGACGTTGAAACCCCTCCGGAACCCGAAAACCCGGAGGAGTACGACTACGAGAAGTGTCCGTTCTACGGTGACCTACCGGTACGAGGGCAGATCCTCGTCGGTACGGTCGTCTCGACGGACATGGACAAGACCGTAGTCGTCGAACGAGAGTACGACGTGACGGTTCCGAAATACGACCGTCAAATGAAACGTCGCTCGCGCATTCCGGCACACGTGCCGGGCGTGCTCGAGCCGCTCTCGGTTGGCGATACGGTCAAAATCGCAGAGACCCGACCACTGTCGAAGACGAAATCGCACGTGGTCGTCGAAATAACCCAGGAAGCGACCGCCGCAGATGTCGCCGAGCTGACGCTGGACGAGGAACACGATCCACAGCTGTCGACCGAAGACATCACTGGTGGCGCCGAATCGAACGACGGTGATGCCTGA
- a CDS encoding ribonuclease P protein component 1, translating into MALTPETLPRHELNGLPVRVVDSDDADRVGIEGRIVLETTKTLSIEVRDNGTSRVLTVPKSGSVFEFAITDEAAGDEKSLGTASKLAKTQPGGDSDESPTDRAGEDVAYVTVDGSRLISRPARRTETKGDSPWQ; encoded by the coding sequence ATGGCACTGACACCCGAGACACTCCCGCGACACGAACTCAATGGCCTCCCGGTACGGGTCGTCGATAGCGACGACGCCGACCGGGTCGGCATCGAGGGTCGGATCGTCCTCGAGACGACGAAGACCCTTTCTATAGAAGTTCGAGACAACGGGACGTCGCGGGTGCTCACCGTGCCGAAATCGGGCTCGGTATTCGAGTTCGCGATCACCGATGAAGCCGCCGGAGACGAGAAGTCTCTGGGGACTGCGTCCAAACTGGCCAAGACACAACCTGGGGGCGACAGCGATGAATCTCCCACAGACCGCGCTGGCGAGGACGTAGCCTACGTTACGGTCGATGGCTCGCGACTCATCTCACGACCCGCCCGACGCACCGAAACGAAAGGTGACTCACCATGGCAATAG
- the rpmC gene encoding 50S ribosomal protein L29: protein MAILHVDEIRDMTPAERQAELEDLETELLNANAVLAAGGAPENPGEIGEIKRTIARVKTIQREEGDLDDEE from the coding sequence ATGGCAATCTTGCACGTCGACGAAATCCGCGACATGACGCCCGCCGAACGGCAGGCCGAACTCGAGGATCTCGAGACGGAGCTGTTGAACGCCAACGCCGTCCTCGCCGCCGGTGGTGCCCCGGAGAATCCGGGCGAAATCGGCGAGATCAAGCGGACGATCGCGCGGGTCAAGACGATCCAGCGAGAAGAAGGCGACCTCGACGACGAGGAATAA
- a CDS encoding 30S ribosomal protein S3: MADEHEFIENGLQRSQIDEFFAEELGRAGYGGMDVAKTPMGTQIVLKAEKPGMVIGKGGENIRKVTSALEEKFNLDDPQIDVQEVDEPDLNARIVADRLANALERGWYFRKAGHTTIDRIMDAGALGAEIVLAGKVTGARSRVEKFNRGYIKHNGEPAEEVVDHGQGVAVMKLGTIGVNVKIIPPGAELPDDFRIHEDMDPEEVVPDAVEANAAEGVEELLEGEPEDDLEADVEDEPVDEPEETVEIDEDVVEEVIEEEVVDEDETDAGESEAAVGGDEDADDVEESLEELDEEIEAEAEELVAEMEDDEEAEAEGDEDDEGGDD; this comes from the coding sequence ATGGCAGACGAACACGAATTCATCGAGAACGGCCTGCAGCGCTCACAGATCGACGAGTTCTTCGCCGAAGAACTCGGCCGCGCAGGCTACGGTGGTATGGACGTCGCCAAGACGCCGATGGGTACCCAGATCGTCCTCAAAGCGGAGAAGCCGGGGATGGTCATCGGCAAAGGCGGTGAGAACATCCGGAAGGTCACGTCGGCACTCGAGGAGAAGTTCAACCTCGACGATCCCCAGATCGACGTGCAGGAGGTCGACGAACCCGACCTGAACGCTCGGATCGTCGCTGACCGCCTGGCCAACGCGCTCGAGCGTGGCTGGTACTTCCGGAAAGCCGGTCACACCACGATCGACCGGATCATGGACGCCGGCGCACTCGGCGCAGAGATCGTTCTCGCCGGGAAAGTCACGGGGGCGCGTTCGCGCGTCGAGAAGTTCAACCGTGGCTACATCAAGCACAACGGCGAGCCCGCCGAAGAGGTCGTCGACCACGGCCAGGGCGTCGCGGTGATGAAACTCGGCACCATCGGTGTCAACGTGAAGATCATCCCGCCAGGAGCCGAGCTGCCCGACGACTTCCGAATCCACGAGGACATGGATCCCGAAGAGGTCGTTCCCGATGCCGTCGAGGCCAACGCGGCCGAGGGCGTCGAGGAACTGCTCGAGGGAGAGCCCGAGGACGACCTCGAGGCTGACGTCGAGGACGAACCCGTCGACGAGCCCGAAGAGACCGTCGAGATCGACGAAGACGTCGTCGAAGAGGTCATCGAAGAGGAAGTCGTCGACGAGGACGAAACCGACGCGGGCGAATCCGAAGCCGCCGTTGGCGGTGACGAGGACGCCGATGACGTCGAGGAATCCCTCGAGGAACTCGACGAAGAGATCGAAGCCGAAGCCGAGGAACTCGTCGCCGAAATGGAAGACGACGAGGAAGCCGAAGCCGAAGGCGATGAGGATGACGAGGGAGGTGACGACTAA